From Deinococcus sp. HSC-46F16, the proteins below share one genomic window:
- a CDS encoding tyrosine-type recombinase/integrase, with amino-acid sequence MTQTRRTGAKKKARELAKLLRAERPDYAYLKEVFRHLRTELEVEVPGPSRRLPWVPTEQQVRAFYEAVWRTRRTADLVLIKTFLYTGVRVSELVMMRLADVDLDACQIRVNLGKGSKDRVVPFPAPFKETLALHIGQRRQQGGIYLFESSWKRRYSDRGVRRMFERYTALANIDRSLSPHKLRHFLLTWLKKQGLDDALIQPYSGHASRQSLEIYSRLALGEAQREYDRVIGRFPV; translated from the coding sequence ATGACACAGACGCGGCGCACCGGGGCGAAGAAGAAAGCGCGTGAACTGGCGAAACTGCTGCGGGCTGAGCGGCCAGACTACGCCTACCTCAAGGAGGTGTTCCGTCACCTGCGGACCGAACTGGAAGTGGAGGTGCCGGGACCATCGCGCCGCCTGCCGTGGGTGCCGACCGAGCAGCAGGTGCGGGCGTTCTACGAGGCGGTGTGGCGCACGCGCCGCACCGCTGACCTCGTGCTGATCAAGACCTTCCTGTACACCGGTGTACGCGTGTCCGAACTGGTGATGATGCGCCTCGCGGACGTGGACCTGGACGCCTGCCAGATCCGGGTAAACCTGGGGAAGGGGAGCAAGGACCGGGTGGTGCCGTTCCCAGCACCCTTCAAGGAGACGCTGGCGCTTCATATCGGCCAGAGACGACAACAGGGAGGAATCTACCTGTTCGAGTCCTCGTGGAAGCGCCGGTACAGCGACCGGGGCGTGCGGCGAATGTTTGAGCGCTACACGGCTCTGGCGAACATTGATCGCAGCCTGTCGCCGCACAAGCTGCGGCACTTCCTGCTGACCTGGCTCAAGAAACAGGGCCTCGACGACGCGCTGATTCAGCCGTACAGCGGCCATGCTTCCCGGCAGTCGTTAGAAATCTACTCGCGGCTGGCGCTGGGCGAGGCCCAGCGCGAGTACGACCGGGTGATCGGGCGCTTCCCGGTGTAG
- a CDS encoding Tn3 family transposase has product MILLTQAQRQQFTRFPRLDERLLAQHYLLNEEDLKQVKGRRRDFNRLGYAVQLTVLKHLGRGLAASEQPPHEILVFLSEQLGVEATSYPQYAQRANTRHEHFAELCRRLGYAELNRTLNQELRDWLLPHAVITEQPFALMTALMDELRRRRILIPRIQVLERLVAAVRVRADQHTYSLLDFALANRKERADALLTPLEGQAVSRYAWLKQPVGAPKTKNITLLLDKLSFVRTFPVDSNIRSFLPRSRLAHLAEEGRRLSAHNLRDFTPVRRRATVMALLLDLSETLTDAVLEMHDRLMLTLLRGSQRESLTVFQQRGPTLLERLTTYQQVCEALLTARETASDPFQAVEAVVSWQKLTETVRDGGSVTEARQLDPLHHLLRSYPKLRAYLPKMLQAFEFTAAPPAQPLVNALKLLKDLYRSGRRALPPEVPLSFVRPRWTPFVLQQGQVNRKYYEFCVMEELRLALRAGDVWVTGSRKYRDLEAYLLPVQDWQGRKATLGLLLPETFEVFWESTGSKLNAQLAQLSDLLNGGQLVDVRLQNGKLKIKALQKSVPEGTDVLVRQLSSRLPRVRITDLLLEVQGWLPFTAALTDLRSGKTSERPDHLLTALLAEGLNLGLTKMAEASSDPAITPRRLMYLSDWFLRPETYAAALAEVVNFQSKQPLAALWGDGSTSSSDGQRFPTGGRGKTYGHLNAKYGREPGVLFYTHLSDQYAPFHTKVITANIRDAVHVLDGLLYHQSALQIKEHYTDTAGYTEQVFGLCFLLGFRFAPRIRDLGDTRLYPPDSPSNHALLEPIMARRLNLGLIEAHWNELLRLAVSIQAGTVTASLILSKLASYPRQNSLALALRELGRVQRTLFTLEWLQDPALRRRVQAGLNKGEAHHALARAVAFHRSGEIRDRSPEAQSNRASGVNLLVGVITAWNTVYLERAVTALRAEGHKVPDELLAHVSPLGWEHIGLTGDYQWRPDEVPEPGTYRKLTV; this is encoded by the coding sequence TTGATCCTGCTCACTCAGGCGCAGCGCCAGCAGTTCACCCGCTTTCCGAGGCTGGACGAGCGCCTGCTCGCTCAGCATTACCTCCTGAATGAAGAGGACTTGAAGCAGGTGAAGGGCCGCCGCCGTGACTTCAATCGCCTGGGGTACGCCGTGCAGCTCACGGTCCTCAAGCACCTCGGCCGCGGCCTGGCGGCCAGCGAACAGCCACCCCACGAAATCCTGGTGTTCCTGAGCGAACAGTTGGGTGTCGAGGCCACCAGCTACCCGCAGTACGCCCAGAGAGCCAATACCCGGCACGAGCATTTCGCCGAGCTATGCAGGCGATTGGGCTACGCCGAACTCAACCGGACGTTGAATCAGGAATTACGCGACTGGCTCCTTCCCCATGCCGTGATCACCGAGCAGCCCTTTGCCCTGATGACAGCGCTGATGGACGAGTTGCGGCGGCGCAGGATTTTGATTCCCAGAATTCAGGTGCTCGAACGTCTGGTCGCGGCAGTTCGTGTCCGGGCCGATCAGCATACGTACAGCCTGCTGGACTTCGCCCTGGCCAACCGGAAGGAGCGGGCTGACGCTCTGCTCACGCCGCTGGAGGGTCAAGCCGTCTCCCGCTACGCCTGGTTAAAACAGCCGGTGGGCGCGCCCAAAACCAAGAACATCACGCTTCTGCTGGATAAACTGAGCTTTGTCCGGACCTTTCCGGTAGACAGCAATATCCGCTCTTTCCTGCCGAGAAGCCGTCTGGCTCACCTTGCTGAGGAGGGTCGCCGCCTGAGTGCCCACAACCTGCGCGACTTCACGCCGGTGCGTCGCAGGGCCACCGTGATGGCCTTGCTGCTCGATCTCTCCGAGACCCTGACCGACGCGGTGCTGGAGATGCACGACCGCCTGATGCTGACGCTCCTGCGCGGCAGTCAACGGGAAAGCCTGACCGTCTTCCAGCAGCGTGGGCCGACCCTGCTCGAACGCCTGACGACCTACCAGCAGGTGTGCGAGGCGTTGCTTACGGCCCGTGAAACTGCCTCCGACCCCTTTCAGGCGGTGGAGGCGGTGGTGTCCTGGCAGAAGCTGACGGAGACGGTCCGTGACGGTGGAAGCGTGACAGAGGCCCGACAACTTGATCCGCTGCACCACCTGCTGAGGAGCTATCCCAAGCTCCGGGCTTACCTGCCCAAGATGCTCCAGGCCTTCGAGTTCACGGCCGCGCCGCCCGCGCAACCGTTGGTAAATGCGCTCAAGCTCTTGAAAGACCTGTACAGGAGCGGGAGGCGTGCGCTTCCTCCCGAAGTGCCGCTGAGTTTCGTGCGCCCAAGGTGGACCCCCTTCGTCCTTCAACAGGGCCAGGTGAACCGCAAGTACTACGAGTTCTGCGTGATGGAGGAGCTGCGCCTGGCCCTCCGGGCAGGGGACGTGTGGGTCACAGGAAGCCGCAAGTACCGCGACTTGGAGGCCTACTTGTTGCCTGTCCAGGACTGGCAGGGCAGAAAGGCCACACTGGGACTTCTCCTCCCCGAAACCTTCGAGGTCTTCTGGGAGAGCACGGGATCCAAGCTGAACGCTCAACTGGCCCAGTTGAGCGACCTGTTGAACGGCGGGCAATTGGTTGACGTCCGCCTGCAAAACGGCAAACTCAAGATCAAGGCGCTTCAGAAAAGCGTTCCTGAGGGCACAGACGTTCTGGTCCGGCAGCTCTCCAGCCGGTTGCCGAGGGTGCGGATCACCGATCTCCTGCTGGAAGTCCAGGGCTGGCTGCCCTTTACCGCCGCGCTGACCGACCTGCGGAGCGGCAAGACCAGTGAGCGGCCGGACCACCTGCTGACCGCACTTCTGGCCGAGGGGTTGAACTTGGGCCTGACCAAGATGGCCGAGGCTTCCAGCGACCCGGCCATCACACCCCGCCGGTTGATGTACCTCTCGGACTGGTTCCTGCGCCCGGAAACCTATGCGGCGGCCCTCGCGGAAGTCGTCAACTTTCAATCCAAGCAGCCACTGGCGGCCCTGTGGGGCGACGGCAGCACCTCCAGCTCCGACGGGCAGCGTTTTCCTACCGGGGGCCGGGGGAAGACCTATGGACACCTCAACGCCAAGTACGGGCGAGAGCCGGGAGTCCTGTTCTACACCCACCTCTCGGATCAGTACGCCCCGTTTCACACCAAGGTCATCACCGCCAATATCCGGGACGCCGTGCATGTCCTCGACGGTCTGCTGTACCACCAGTCGGCTCTCCAGATCAAGGAACACTACACCGACACGGCTGGGTACACCGAGCAGGTTTTCGGGCTGTGCTTTTTGCTGGGCTTCCGCTTCGCGCCGCGCATCCGTGACCTGGGGGACACCAGGCTGTACCCGCCGGATTCGCCCTCCAATCACGCGCTCCTGGAGCCGATCATGGCCCGCCGCCTGAATTTGGGTCTGATCGAGGCGCACTGGAACGAACTGCTCCGCCTGGCGGTGTCCATCCAGGCAGGCACCGTGACCGCCTCGCTGATCCTCTCCAAGCTGGCGTCCTACCCGCGACAGAACAGCCTGGCGCTGGCTCTCCGGGAGCTGGGCCGGGTGCAGCGGACGTTGTTCACGCTGGAGTGGCTGCAAGACCCAGCTCTGCGCCGCCGGGTCCAGGCGGGGTTGAATAAGGGAGAAGCCCACCACGCCCTGGCTCGGGCCGTGGCCTTCCACCGCTCCGGGGAAATTCGCGACCGCTCCCCCGAGGCCCAGAGCAACCGGGCCAGCGGTGTCAACCTGCTGGTGGGGGTCATTACGGCCTGGAACACCGTGTATCTGGAGCGTGCGGTGACGGCCTTACGGGCAGAGGGCCATAAGGTGCCAGATGAGCTGCTAGCCCATGTCTCACCGCTGGGCTGGGAACATATTGGCTTGACCGGGGATTACCAGTGGCGGCCGGACGAGGTGCCAGAACCGGGAACGTACCGTAAGCTCACCGTTTAA